The following are from one region of the Salvia splendens isolate huo1 chromosome 2, SspV2, whole genome shotgun sequence genome:
- the LOC121760706 gene encoding UDP-D-apiose/UDP-D-xylose synthase 2-like codes for MASARVDLDGNPIKPITICMIGAGGFIGSHLCEKLMAETLHKVLAVDVYSDKIKHLLEPSSLPWADRIQFHRLNIKNDSRLEGLIRISDLIINLAAICTPADYNTRPLDTIYSNFIDALPVIKYCSENGKRLIHFSTCEVYGKTIGCFLPKDSPLRQDPAYYVLSEDSSPCIFGPIEKQRWSYACAKQLVERLIYAEGAENGLEFTIVRPFNWIGPRMDFIPGIDGPSEGVPRVLACFSNNLLRREPLKLVDGGESQRTFVYIKDAIEAVLLMIENPSRANGQIFNVGNPNNEVTVRQLAEMMTQVYSTVSNEPSLSTPTIDISSKEFYGEGYDDSDKRIPDMTIINRQLGWNPKTSLWDLLESTLTYQHRTYAEAVKKATSKPVAS; via the exons ATGGCGAGCGCCAGAGTAGATCTCGACGGGAATCCGATCAAGCCGATCACCATATGCATGATCGGCGCCGGAGGCTTCATCGGCTCGCACCTCTGCGAGAAGCTGATGGCCGAGACGCTGCACAAGGTTCTGGCGGTGGATGTCTACAGCGACAAGATCAAACACCTCCTCGAGCCGTCGTCGCTGCCCTGGGCTGATCGCATCCAGTTCCACCGCCTCAACATTAAGAACGATTCTCGCCTCGAAGGCCTCATTCGGATCTCGGATCTT ATCATAAATCTTGCTGCTATATGCACTCCAGCAGACTACAATACGCGCCCGCTTGACACGATCTACAGCAACTTCATTGATGCTCTCCCCGTG ATTAAATACTGCTCGGAAAATGGAAAGCGCCTCATTCATTTCTCCACTTGTGAAGTATATGGGAAAACAATTGGTTGCTTTTTACCCAAAGATAGCCCACTGCGGCAG GATCCTGCTTACTATGTTCTATCGGAAGATTCCTCCCCTTGCATCTTTGGCCCCATTGAGAAACAGAGATGGTCATATGCATGTGCAAAGCAGTTAGTTGAAAGGCTGATATATG CCGAGGGGGCTGAAAACGGTCTTGAGTTTACAATTGTGAGGCCCTTCAACTGGATTGGACCCAGGATGGACTTTATACCTGGGATCGATGGCCCAAGTGAGGGTGTTCCTAGAGTTCTTGCCTGCTTTAGCAAT AATCTCTTAAGGCGTGAACCGCTGAAGCTTGTCGATGGTGGTGAATCACAGAGAACTTTTGTTTACATCAAAGATGCCATTGAAGCTGTCCTCTTGATGATT GAAAACCCATCCAGGGCTAATGGGCAGATATTTAACGTTGGCAATCCTAACAATGAAGTTACAGTCAGGCAGCTTGCTGAAATGATGACTCAG GTTTACTCAACGGTTAGTAACGAACCTTCGCTGAGTACACCTACGATTGATATAAGCTCCAAAGAATTTTATGGTGAAGGATACGATGATAGTGACAAGAGAATTCCTGACATGACCATAATCAACAGACAACTTG GTTGGAACCCAAAGACGTCGCTTTGGGACTTGCTCGAGTCGACTCTTACATATCAACACCGAACATATGCAGAAGCTGTAAAGAAGGCTACTTCAAAGCCGGTAGCAAGTTAA